The Wolbachia endosymbiont of Ctenocephalides felis wCfeT genomic interval CCTCAATAGTGGTATTTCGCCTTAGTGGAGCATTGTTTCTGTTCCACTCTGATATAAAGTGAAAATCACTTATTCCAGAGGACGCTAAAGTTCTAATTGGACCAGCGGAAATAGCATTAACTCTTATATTCTGTGGTCCAAGATCACATGCTAAATATCTTACGCTCGCTTCAAGTGCTGCTTTACATAAGCCCATAACGTTATAATTTGGCATAACTTTTTCAGCACCATAGTAAGATAAGGTAAGCAAACTTCCACCGCTTGGCATCACCTTTTCAGCCCTTTGTGCTAAAGCAGTGAAAGAGTAGCACGATATATTCATTGCATTTTGGAAATTATTCAGCGAAGTATTAACATATTTACCACTTAACTCATTTTTATCAGAAAATGCAATAGCATGTACTAAAAAGTCAAGAGTACCCCACTTTTCCTTTATTGTACTAAACATAGAGTCTATGGTTTCTTCATTTGAAACATCGCAATTTAATACTAATTCTGCATTTAACTCTTCTGCTATAGGTGATAATTTTTCTCTTATTGCTTCATTCTGATAGGTAATAGCAAGCTCTGCTCCATTGTCTGAGATAGTTTTTGCTATACCGTATGCTATCGATCTTTTATTTATTATTCCAGTTATTAACCCTTTCTTGCCTTGTAGTAAATTTGTTGACATAAAGCTGCATCATGTTGCTTAAGTAAATGTGCAGCATCAGCAGACTTAAGTCAACCTTATCTGCACTTCTATGAGGTTGTTATTGCAAATGTAACTAACCTCAGCATTATAGGACTTTAATAACAGAGAAGTCATATAAACGTTAATATCTTTTGTATTTAAATTAGTATCGCTTTTATTGCTTAGCTTATCCGTCAATGATCCGCTAAGCGGTTTATTTTCATTTGAAATTCTTATAGTTAATAGCGTTTTACTTCCTTCTTTACTTAGTAAAATTGATACTTGCTCAACTCCTGCTACTGCACTAGCTATAGTTAGTACCATGCTAGAAACTACTTTATTTATTTTCTCAACTAGACTTTCGTCTTCTACTGCGTAGTACTCACCTATTTCCCACGCAAGTTTTATTTTTTTTTTAGTAAGTAATTTTTGATATTTGACTTAGTCTGATCAAAACTTCGATTATCTGCTGAAGAGGAATAAGCCTGCTTCATGACATTATGCTGATATATTAGGTAATAGGAGCTTTCTTTCAGTAAAGATAGTGCATCGTTCTGAGCATCATTATCATAATCATTTTCATCAAACTCTTCTAAACCAAACATTATTCCATTCATAGAATTAGCAAAGTCATGAAGTAATCGTCCTGATAGTAACTCCATTGCTAGTAGTGTGTTTTTGATGTTTTCGTTCATTTGATAATTATAAATGATGACAAAATTAAAGTTACCCTGTATTAGTAAGGATGTGATAGTCAATTACGAGAAGGTTGCATTTTTTGTTCATGACTATTAATATGTTATTAATAATTACTAATTTGTAAAGTATTTATGAATACTTATGCTAAATCGGGTATAGACCTAGAATTGTATAATGAGCTAATAAAAGAAGTCAAACCTATTGTTGAGAGCACCAAAGGTAAGGAAGTAATCAGCGAAGTAGGCTCTTTTTCTGCATTATTTGACTTTGCTGCACTGAGTAAGAAATATAACCATCCTGTATTAGTTTCATCGACTGATGGAGTAGGGACAAAGCTGTTAATAGCTCAAGAAGTAAATAATCACGACACTATAGGCATAGATTTAGTAGCAATGTGCGTGAATGACTTGCTTGCACAAGGAGCAACGCCTTTATTTTTCCTCGATTATTTTGCATCTGGCACTCTTGATAGAAGTGTTTTACTGTCTGTAGTTAAAAGTATTACAGAAGGGTGTAAGCAGGCTAAGATAGCGCTAGTTGGAGGAGAAACTGCAGAAATGCCGGGAATGTATGGTGAAAATCACTATGACCTTGCAGGTTTTGTTGTTGGTGTGGTTGACAAAGAGCAAATACTTCCAAAGTATGACATAATAAAAGAAGGTGATTGTTTGATTGGCTTGGAGTCAAGTGGCATCCATTCAAATGGATTTTCTTTAGTGCGTCATATTTTTAAAGATCTTGGTATAAATTATAAAGATTTATCACCGTGGGATAATAAATCATGGGGAGAGGTATTACTTGAACCAACAAAGATATATGTTGATTCTCTATTGCCTGTAATGTCAAAAGTGAAAGGTATTGCACACATTACAGGTGGTGGGTTAGTAGATAATGTTCCACGTATTCTCCCCAAAGGTTTACGTGTAGGCGTAGATGCTGGTTCTTGGGGGTGGCCTGAAATATTTTCATGGCTAATGGAAGAGGGTAAAATTAAAAAAGAAGAGATGTTAAAAACGTTTAACTGTGGTATTGGGATGGTGTTGGCCGTGGATCACGAAGACGTGCAGGATGTGGAAAGCTATTTTCAAAAACGTGGAGAGAAAGCTAAAGTGATAGGGCATATTATTGGTCGTTAAAAAACAGCATTTTGTATCCATTCAGCCGGGCGGTAAAATAAAGAGTAGACAAGGAATGCTAAAAAGGTAAACTAGAGTGGCTGTGAGGTAATATGGTTGATCTTTTAGAATTTTGCGAAAGTTTAAGCAGACTATAGAAAAGTTAGAAACAAAAATAGAAGAGCTTAAAGCAGAAAATAAAGCGCTAAGGATCGAAAACGCTGAGTTAAAAGAAAGGCTTGGCTTAAATTCAAAAAATTCATCTATACCAAGCTCCAAAGAATTATATAAGATGAGGGAAAATAAGCCAAAAAGTGACAGGAAAGTAGGAGCACAGGTTGGACATAAAGGCAGTTACCGCCCTAAAATGGAGGCAGATGAGATGGTAAAAATAGAACTGCCCAATACGTGTGAGTGCGGAGGAGAAATTGCGGTATCAAAAGATCCGTATACTCATCAAAAGGTCGATTTGCCGGAAATCAAGCCGTATGTAGTTGAATATCAACTAGAGCATGGACGTTGCAAAAGATGTGGAAAAAGAAAAAGTAGCAAGCTACAAGAAGGAGTAACTGCGGACACATTTGGTCCAAGAGTTAAGTCAGTAATTACAGCATTAAGTGGATTTTACAAGAATTCGAAAAAAGAAGTGGCAAATATTATAAAGGACATTTTCAACCTGGATATCAGCGTCGGTAGTGTATCAAATAGCGAGGCTAGAGTGGCAGAAAAATGCCAAGAAGCATATGAGCAAATTGAGGAAGAGGTAAGCAAGAGCAAAATTTTACATATCGATGAAACTAGCCATTACAACAAAGGTAAACAGGGCTGGTGCTGGATGTTTGCGAGCAAAATAGGAAGTGTGATCAAATTGACAGAGTCAAGAGGGATGAAAGTCCTGGAAAATAGTAAATTTGGAAAGAATAACAACCTAGTAGTGACCGACAGATATGCAGCTTACAACTACTTTTCCAGCAAGAAAAGGCAGGTCTGTTGGGCACATTTAGCAAGAGATTTTGAAAGGTTGTCTCATAGTTGGAATAGCGAAGTGAAAGTTTTGGGGTATTATTTAAGGAATGTTGCTACTGAATTATTTGCATTGAAAAAAGCTCTGTTAAAGGATGAAATAGACACATTAAGGTTCATAAGAAGAGCAAGAAAATTACGCAAGCGAACGAGATATTACTTAAAGAATATATCAAATTTACCCGAGGCAATTGGAGCGTCTCGAGTAGCAAAAAATATCATGAAATCGGATCTGATGATGTGGAAATTTTTGGACGATCCAGAAAATATTCCACTGACAAACAACTATGCTGAGCGACAGATTCGGCATTACGTTGTTTACCGAAAAGTTTCATATTTTACACAATCGAAACGGGGAAATATGTTTCTTGAGAGGATAATTTCATTGTACTTGACTTGGAGGCAAAAGAAGTTAAATCCTTTTCAAAACCTACTGGCTATTGCTTCTTAAGCCATACACCTGAATGGATACCTATTTTCTTTAAAAATATCATAACTAATATATAAATTTTATCTAATATTCTTAACTTTTGTCGATTTTTTAATAGAATTATGGGAAATTATATGAAAATCAGTTATTTCCAAAACGGAAATAACTGGTCTTTAAAAGTATGTTGCCACATAATGATAGCGTTAAAGTTGTAATTTTGGAGTTTATGGAAGCTTTGGTGTTTGTACAGTTGTGTTTGGAATTATAAAATTTCTGCAAATCATTTATGATGGTATTGCTAATGGCAATTCATGTTGTAAAATATACAATAATTGACTACTTTAAGTAGATGCTAAAAAGATACCTAAAATCAGCAGTATATTTATCGCTTTTGTTATATGTATATATATCAGTTTTTAGCTATAACTATAAAGACTCATCCTTAAATACAACAACAGGTGAAGAGGTAACAAATTTAGGTGGAGTAATTGGCTCATATTTGGCTGATGCATTGGTTCAATTTCTTGGCTTAACTAGCATTGCAATAGCTACAACTGTGGCCTACTTATTGATTTTTAAGCCACCAAAGATGCTACTAAAAATTCTTTATTTTACTCTGATTAATTTAGGAATATGTGCTGTGTTGCCTGAGCTTTCATTGGATATCACTGGAAAATACAAGCATGGCGGAATAGTAGGGAATGCGCTAATTGACCACTTCCCATTTTATGTATTTCAGGTGGCAACATCAATAGGTACTATAGGCCTAATTGGATGGAAAAGAGTGATTTATACCCTGCTTCTTCTGTGTAAAAAAACTGCTTCCTTTCTTTGGAAAATTATGTTTTTTAGGTCACGCAGAACCACTGAATATTCTGTTGTGCCACCAGTAGTAGAAGAAAGATATAATGCTCAGATAACCACTAAACAGCCACCAAGAGAAAGGCGGGAAAGGATTAGTGAAGAGCCGTCAAGTGAGTTTGAGTTTCCGAGCATTCATTTACTGTCTAAAGCAAGGGAATCTGTGCAGAAGAAAGAATTGAATGAAATAGAAAGTAATAAAAACTTATCTCTCTTAGAGCAAGTGCTTAATGATTTTGGCGTGCAGGGGAAAATTATCAGTATATGTTACGGGCCGGTTGTAACTCTCTACAAACTTGAGCCTCAGGCTGGCACGAAATCAGCAAGAGTGATTGGTCTTGCAGATGACATTGCACGTTCAATGAGCGCACTTTCAGCACGCATCTCAATAATCCGCGGCCAAAATGCTATGGGAATAGAGTTGCCAAATAAGGAGCGAGAAATTGTAATGCTGCGTGATTTGCTTGAGTCAACTGAATATCAGAATGCAAACTTAAATCTTCCAATTGCACTTGGTAAGGATATAAGTGGAAAGCCTATTATTGCAGATCTAGCAAGAATGCCGCATCTACTTGTTGCAGGAACTACAGGATCTGGTAAGTCAGTTGCAATTAATACTATGATTCTTTCGCTTGTATATCGGCTAAGCCCAGATGAATGTAAAATGATAATGATTGACCCAAAAATGCTTGAGCTTTCAATATATGATGCAATACCGCATTTAATAGCACCAGTGGTTACAGAGCCAAAGAAAGCTGTGATTGCGCTTAAGTGGATTGTGAAAGAAATGGAAAATCGCTATCGCATGATGTCATATTTAAATGTACGTAATGTTATAAATTACAACCAAAAAATTACAGAAGCTATAGAAAGTGGAGTAGAGTTAGAACGTGTTGTGCAAATTGGCTTCAACTCAACAACAGGTAAACCTTTGTTTGAAAAAATACCGATAAAAATGGAAACATTTCCATATATTGTAGTCATTGTTGATGAAATGGCAGATCTGATGCTTGTTGCTGGAAAAGAAATAGAGTGTTCTATCCAGCGTTTAGCCCAGATGGCCCGTGCTGCAGGGATACATATAATAATGGCCACACAACGTCCATCTGTTGATGTAATAACTGGTGTAATCAAGGCAAATTTTCCAACTAGGATAAGTTTTGCTGTTACTTCTAAAATAGATAGCAGAACAATACTTGGCGAGCAAGGTGCTGAGCAGCTGCTTGGCATGGGTGATATGCTATATATGTCTCCGGGTGGAAAGATTGTTCGAGTTCACGGTCCCTTTGTAAGCGATGATGAGGTGC includes:
- a CDS encoding enoyl-ACP reductase, which translates into the protein MSTNLLQGKKGLITGIINKRSIAYGIAKTISDNGAELAITYQNEAIREKLSPIAEELNAELVLNCDVSNEETIDSMFSTIKEKWGTLDFLVHAIAFSDKNELSGKYVNTSLNNFQNAMNISCYSFTALAQRAEKVMPSGGSLLTLSYYGAEKVMPNYNVMGLCKAALEASVRYLACDLGPQNIRVNAISAGPIRTLASSGISDFHFISEWNRNNAPLRRNTTIEDVGKAALYLLSDLSSGTTGEILHVDSGYNVVGMKVVD
- a CDS encoding histidine phosphotransferase family protein, whose product is MKLAWEIGEYYAVEDESLVEKINKVVSSMVLTIASAVAGVEQVSILLSKEGSKTLLTIRISNENKPLSGSLTDKLSNKSDTNLNTKDINVYMTSLLLKSYNAEVSYICNNNLIEVQIRLT
- the purM gene encoding phosphoribosylformylglycinamidine cyclo-ligase; the protein is MNTYAKSGIDLELYNELIKEVKPIVESTKGKEVISEVGSFSALFDFAALSKKYNHPVLVSSTDGVGTKLLIAQEVNNHDTIGIDLVAMCVNDLLAQGATPLFFLDYFASGTLDRSVLLSVVKSITEGCKQAKIALVGGETAEMPGMYGENHYDLAGFVVGVVDKEQILPKYDIIKEGDCLIGLESSGIHSNGFSLVRHIFKDLGINYKDLSPWDNKSWGEVLLEPTKIYVDSLLPVMSKVKGIAHITGGGLVDNVPRILPKGLRVGVDAGSWGWPEIFSWLMEEGKIKKEEMLKTFNCGIGMVLAVDHEDVQDVESYFQKRGEKAKVIGHIIGR
- a CDS encoding FtsK/SpoIIIE family DNA translocase, yielding MLKRYLKSAVYLSLLLYVYISVFSYNYKDSSLNTTTGEEVTNLGGVIGSYLADALVQFLGLTSIAIATTVAYLLIFKPPKMLLKILYFTLINLGICAVLPELSLDITGKYKHGGIVGNALIDHFPFYVFQVATSIGTIGLIGWKRVIYTLLLLCKKTASFLWKIMFFRSRRTTEYSVVPPVVEERYNAQITTKQPPRERRERISEEPSSEFEFPSIHLLSKARESVQKKELNEIESNKNLSLLEQVLNDFGVQGKIISICYGPVVTLYKLEPQAGTKSARVIGLADDIARSMSALSARISIIRGQNAMGIELPNKEREIVMLRDLLESTEYQNANLNLPIALGKDISGKPIIADLARMPHLLVAGTTGSGKSVAINTMILSLVYRLSPDECKMIMIDPKMLELSIYDAIPHLIAPVVTEPKKAVIALKWIVKEMENRYRMMSYLNVRNVINYNQKITEAIESGVELERVVQIGFNSTTGKPLFEKIPIKMETFPYIVVIVDEMADLMLVAGKEIECSIQRLAQMARAAGIHIIMATQRPSVDVITGVIKANFPTRISFAVTSKIDSRTILGEQGAEQLLGMGDMLYMSPGGKIVRVHGPFVSDDEVQDIVDHLKMQGEPNYMEEITKEDENSSVESEDGAEDNESDLYNQAVAIIQRDQKVSTSYIQRQLRIGYNRAANIVERMEKEGIVSAPNYSGKREILVD